One window of the Pan troglodytes isolate AG18354 chromosome 12, NHGRI_mPanTro3-v2.0_pri, whole genome shotgun sequence genome contains the following:
- the YIPF4 gene encoding protein YIPF4 isoform X2, which produces MQPPGPPPAYAPTNGDFTFVSSADAEDLSGSIASPDVKLNLGGDFIKESTATTFLRQRGYGWLLEVEDDDPEDNKPLLEELDIDLKDIYYKIRCVLMPMPSLGFNRQVVRDNPDFWGPLAVVLFFSMISLYGQFRVVSWIITIWIFGSLTIFLLARVLGGEVAYGQVLGVIGYSLLPLIVIAPVLLVVGSFEVVSTLIKVRSTRGTGLLEVRI; this is translated from the exons ATGCAGCCTCCGGGCCCGCCCCCGGCCTATGCCCCCACTAACGGGGACTTCACCTTTGTCTCCTCAGCAGACGCGGAAG ATCTCAGTGGTTCAATAGCATCCCCAGATGTCAAATTAAATCTTGGTGGAGATTTTATCAAAGAATCTACAGCTACTACATTTCTGAGACAAAGAGGTTATGGCTGGCTTCTGGAAGTTGAAGATGATGATCCTGAAGATAACAAGCCACTCtt ggAAGAATTGGACATCGATCTAAAGGATATTTACTACAAAATCCGATGTGTTTTGATGCCAATGCCATCACTTGGTTTTAATAGACAAGTGGTGAGAGACAATCCTGACTTTTGGGGTCCTCTGgctgttgttcttttcttttccatgatATCATTATATGGACAGTTTAGG GTGGTCTCATGGATTATAACCATTTGGATATTTGGTTCACTAACAATTTTCTTACTGGCCAGAGTTCTTGGTGGAGAA GTTGCATATGGCCAAGTCCTTGGAGTTATAGGATATTCATTACTTCCTCTCATTGTAATAGCCCCTGTACTTTTGGTGGTTGGATCATTTGAAGTGGTGTCTACACTTATAAAA